The segment TGAAGAAGCGCGTGCCACGTTGAAAACCAAGCGTCGCATGAATACGCCCATGCTCCTGACGCTGAGCCTGGGGCACGTGGTTGCAGATATCTATGGCGGTATGCTGCCCGCCATGCTCCCTATTTTTGTGAGCACGTTCGGTCTTTCCTATTTTGCCGTGGCGCTCGTATCGGCAGCGCACAGCTTTTCCGCCAGCGCAGTCCAGCCGGTTCTCGGCTACGTGAGCGATCGCATCAATGGGAAGCTGGTACTCCCTCTCTCACCGCTCGTCGCCGCTGTTGGCGTCACCGTTGCCACGCAGGCCCCAGTGTATGGGCTCGTACTTATCGCGGTCGCCATCGGCGGCTTGGGCATCGCTGCTTACCATCCCGAGGGCTACAAGGCGGCCGGCCACTACAGCGGCGACCGGCAGAGCACCGGCACCTCGATATTCTCTGTTGGCGGCAACATCGGCGTCGCCGCGGGACCGGTAGTCGTCGCCGTGCTCTTTGCCTGGCAGGCGCAGCGCGGACTCATGCTCATGTTGCTGCCGGGTGTTCTGATGGCGCTGGTGCTCTGGCGGCTGCTGCCGCGAATTGAGACCGGCACCGAGTTAGCGCCGCCGGACCTGAAAGCCGCCTTTCTCGACATTCGACCGATTCTGACACCCTTCGTCCTCTTGCTGGTTATCGTCATTCTCCGCTCCTTCTTCTGGGTAAGCCTGGGCACATTCATTCCACTCTATGCCGTCGCAGAACTCGCTATGACGGTGCCCGAGGCGGCGGCGGGGCTCCTGCCCTTCCTGCTCTTTAGCGGTGCGATAGGCACGCTTATTGGCGGCTACGTGGCCGACCGCACGAGCAAAGAGGGCCTGCTCCTCTGGTCGCTCTTACCCGTACCGCTGTTCGTTTACGTCTTCTTGCACACCGATGGATTTTGGCTGCCCTTGATGCTAGTTTTCATTGGCGCATTTACCGTCTCCACGTTCGCCGTTACCGTGGTGATGAGTCATGAACTCCTGCCAAATCAGAGAGCAATGGCATCAGGCATGATGGTCGGATTTGCTTGGGGCATCAGCGGCATGGGCACGCCGTTCGTGGGGCTCTTCGCGGACGGCTTCGGACTGCCCGCCGCGTTCAACGCGCTCATGTTGATGCCGTTGGCACCGTTCGCCCTGACCATCCTCTACATGTGGCTCATGCGGCAGGGCGGTAAGTACCGCACCCGGATGGCAGTACGATCTTCGCCAACAGCGTAGGCCGGGTGGACTTCGCAGTGATGCGCCAAGACAAGCCTATGGCTTTCGACCCTCTCCGCATTCTGATGAGATAGCTCTACCCTGACCAGTCAAATGCGCGCTCCAGGGCGCTGTGCCGGTCTACACCCTTCAGCACTCCCAGCGGCTACATGCGCTAATCTGGGCATACGTCG is part of the Chloroflexota bacterium genome and harbors:
- a CDS encoding MFS transporter, producing the protein MKTKRRMNTPMLLTLSLGHVVADIYGGMLPAMLPIFVSTFGLSYFAVALVSAAHSFSASAVQPVLGYVSDRINGKLVLPLSPLVAAVGVTVATQAPVYGLVLIAVAIGGLGIAAYHPEGYKAAGHYSGDRQSTGTSIFSVGGNIGVAAGPVVVAVLFAWQAQRGLMLMLLPGVLMALVLWRLLPRIETGTELAPPDLKAAFLDIRPILTPFVLLLVIVILRSFFWVSLGTFIPLYAVAELAMTVPEAAAGLLPFLLFSGAIGTLIGGYVADRTSKEGLLLWSLLPVPLFVYVFLHTDGFWLPLMLVFIGAFTVSTFAVTVVMSHELLPNQRAMASGMMVGFAWGISGMGTPFVGLFADGFGLPAAFNALMLMPLAPFALTILYMWLMRQGGKYRTRMAVRSSPTA